One genomic segment of Sminthopsis crassicaudata isolate SCR6 chromosome 2, ASM4859323v1, whole genome shotgun sequence includes these proteins:
- the VAX1 gene encoding ventral anterior homeobox 1 — protein sequence MFGKPDKMDVRCHSDAETNRVSKNGHKEGKESKGGDGNISASFLKEPPGTFSPSAASEDCNKSKSNSADPDYCRRILVRDAKGSIREIILPKGLDLDRPKRTRTSFTAEQLYRLEMEFQRCQYVVGRERTELARQLNLSETQVKVWFQNRRTKQKKDQGKDSELRSVVSETAATCSVLRLLEQGRLLSPPGLPGLLPPCATGALGSALRGPSIPALGGSGSSSSGSSSASGPAGGSSPHPPAVSSAAGPASASGLHPAPAAGHGLFSLPVPSLLGSVASRLSSNPLTMAGSLAGNLQELSARYLSSSAFEPYSRTNNKDGAEKKALD from the exons atgtTTGGAAAACCAGACAAAATGGACGTTAGATGCCACTCGGACGCTGAGACTAATCGGGTCTCGAAGAATGGACataaggaggggaaagagagcaaGGGGGGCGACGGGAATATCTCTGCTTCTTTTCTGAAGGAACCTCCGGGCACTTTTTCCCCGTCTGCCGCTTCGGAAGATTGTAATAAGAGTAAATCTAATTCTGCCGACCCGGACTATTGCAGAAGGATCCTGGTTCGAG ATGCCAAGGGCTCCATCCGAGAGATCATTCTTCCCAAAGGCCTGGACCTGGACCGGCCAAAGCGGACCCGAACGTCATTCACCGCTGAACAGCTATATCGGCTAGAGATGGAGTTCCAGCGGTGCCAGTACGTTGTGGGGCGGGAGCGAACCGAGCTGGCCAGGCAGCTCAACCTCTCCGAGACCCAG GTGAAGGTGTGGTTCCAGAACCGGCGCACGAAGCAGAAGAAAGACCAAGGCAAGGACTCGGAGCTGCGCTCCGTGGTGTCCGAGACGGCCGCCACTTGCAGCGTGCTCCGGCTCTTAGAGCAAGGCCGCCTGCTCTCCCCGCCTGGCCTGCCGGGTCTCCTGCCGCCTTGCGCCACGGGCGCTCTGGGTTCAGCCCTGAGAGGCCCCAGCATTCCGGCCCTAGGCGGCAGCGGCAGTTCGAGCTCCGGCTCCAGCTCGGCCTCCGGCCCGGCGGGCGGTTCCTCTCCGCACCCCCCGGCCGTGAGTAGCGCGGCGGGGCCAGCCTCGGCCTCAGGACTGCATCCTGCCCCGGCCGCCGGTCACGGTCTCTTCAGCCTGCCGGTACCATCGCTCCTGGGCTCGGTCGCCAGTCGCCTCTCCTCCAACCCCCTGACAATGGCTGGCTCATTGGCCGGGAATTTACAAGAACTCTCAGCAAGATACCTGAGCTCCTCCGCCTTTGAGCCCTACTCGCGGACCAACAATAAAGACGGGGCGGAGAAAAAAGCACTGGACTGA